The proteins below come from a single Chitinophaga pinensis DSM 2588 genomic window:
- the rhaM gene encoding L-rhamnose mutarotase: protein MKIAFKMQLKPGCMEEYRKRHDAIWPELKALLKGNGVSDYSIFLDEETHTLFGVQQQMGEQSSQDLGTLPIVQRWWAYMADIMDTNADNSPVTRPLVQVFHMD, encoded by the coding sequence ATGAAAATCGCTTTTAAAATGCAGTTAAAACCGGGCTGCATGGAAGAATACCGCAAACGCCATGATGCCATCTGGCCAGAACTGAAAGCGTTGCTGAAGGGCAATGGCGTAAGCGATTATTCTATTTTCCTGGATGAGGAAACCCATACTTTATTTGGCGTACAGCAGCAGATGGGGGAACAGTCTTCCCAGGACCTGGGAACCTTGCCCATTGTGCAACGCTGGTGGGCATATATGGCCGATATCATGGATACCAATGCAGACAATTCGCCTGTTACAAGACCATTGGTGCAGGTCTTTCACATGGACTGA
- a CDS encoding CotH kinase family protein, translating into MTRNIYAILVLLCTVLPACRKEETTQLSGDPIADTVVPSAKEILSFTFEAKNNPQQLVRDVVCHVYEDHISGCIPYLSSNKSLIATFNTTGTSVIVNGVVQQTGVTSNDFSRPLTFTVKAADNTTKDYTLQLFTFTGLPILYIETENPVVSKDDYVKGHMTIDANTKYPQAVTDMQLEMRGRGSSTWNMPKKPYRIKLNTKTEMLGMPAAKKWVLLANFADKTLLRNYLALEIGRRFEAAFTPRARFVEVILNGEFMGNYLLTDQVEVGATRVNIPELKPSSTATDISGGYLLEVDERLDETVWFRSQLQVPFTIKSPEDITSAQLDYIRNYIQQTENTLYSPGFADPVEGYSKYINTPTFINWFLVNELLKNNDAVFFSSVFMYKDRNAKLSMGPIWDFDLALGNVTYNGNNIPEGWWVKNAAWINRLFDDPVFVKQVKDRWNILKATQISTLYTFINESAAQLKYSQQENFNKWDLLYNYTWPNAVSLGSYDSEVQYMKDWLAKRIKWMDAEINKL; encoded by the coding sequence ATGACCAGAAACATCTACGCCATTTTGGTTTTATTATGTACTGTACTGCCTGCCTGCAGAAAAGAGGAAACAACACAGCTCAGCGGCGATCCGATAGCAGATACTGTCGTGCCCTCTGCAAAAGAAATACTGTCATTTACGTTTGAGGCAAAGAACAATCCGCAACAACTGGTACGGGACGTCGTCTGCCATGTCTACGAGGACCATATCAGTGGGTGTATCCCCTACCTCAGCAGCAACAAGTCACTGATAGCCACATTTAACACCACTGGTACCTCCGTGATTGTCAACGGGGTTGTACAGCAAACAGGTGTAACCAGCAATGATTTCAGTCGCCCGCTCACCTTTACCGTAAAAGCGGCTGACAATACCACAAAAGACTACACGTTACAACTCTTTACATTCACCGGTCTGCCTATCCTATATATTGAAACGGAAAACCCGGTCGTGTCAAAAGACGATTATGTGAAAGGCCACATGACGATTGACGCCAATACCAAGTATCCGCAGGCCGTTACCGACATGCAACTGGAAATGAGAGGCCGGGGCAGCAGTACCTGGAATATGCCTAAAAAGCCCTATCGCATAAAACTGAATACCAAAACAGAAATGCTGGGTATGCCTGCCGCCAAAAAATGGGTGCTGTTGGCCAACTTTGCCGACAAGACCCTGTTACGTAACTATCTGGCACTGGAGATCGGCCGCCGGTTTGAAGCCGCTTTCACGCCCCGCGCCCGCTTCGTAGAGGTCATACTGAACGGGGAGTTCATGGGCAATTACCTGTTAACAGACCAGGTGGAGGTTGGGGCTACAAGGGTGAATATACCCGAACTGAAACCTTCTTCTACCGCCACAGATATCAGCGGAGGCTACCTGCTGGAAGTGGATGAACGACTGGACGAAACAGTCTGGTTCCGGAGTCAGTTGCAGGTACCCTTTACTATTAAGTCGCCGGAGGATATTACATCCGCACAACTCGACTATATCAGAAACTACATCCAGCAGACAGAAAACACACTGTACAGTCCGGGCTTCGCAGATCCGGTGGAAGGTTACAGCAAGTATATCAATACGCCCACCTTCATTAACTGGTTTCTGGTCAATGAGCTGCTGAAAAACAATGATGCCGTTTTTTTCAGCAGTGTATTCATGTACAAAGACAGAAATGCAAAACTCTCCATGGGCCCCATATGGGACTTCGACCTGGCATTGGGCAACGTCACCTACAACGGCAATAACATCCCTGAAGGATGGTGGGTAAAAAATGCCGCCTGGATCAACCGCTTATTTGATGATCCGGTATTTGTAAAACAGGTAAAGGACAGATGGAATATACTCAAAGCCACGCAGATCAGTACCCTGTATACATTCATCAATGAGAGTGCTGCCCAGCTGAAATATTCTCAGCAGGAGAACTTCAACAAATGGGATCTACTATATAATTACACCTGGCCCAATGCCGTATCACTGGGTTCGTATGATTCGGAAGTACAGTATATGAAAGACTGGCTGGCCAAACGGATAAAGTGGATGGATGCCGAAATAAATAAATTGTAA
- a CDS encoding lactate utilization protein B, translating to MEQDHKEHSLLAEAFNANESRVDWHDETLWWVRQKRDRMAWSIPEWEELREAASRIKHNVLGNMHDYLLEFETNAIANGAVVHWAADAAEHNKIVLQLLQEQGVKRMVKSKSMLTEECHLNPYLAEHGIEVIDTDLGERIVQLAKEPPSHIVLPCIHKKKEEIGELFHEHLGTPAGNADPKFLTAAARQHLRKEFIQSRVAITGVNFAVAETGEMVVCTNEGNADMGAHLADVHIACMGIEKLIPQRKHLGVFLRLLARSATGQPITTYSSHFRKPKAGQQLHIVLVDNGRSRQLGREDFRNSLKCIRCGACMNTCPVYRRSGGHSYHNAIAGPIGSILAPNLDMKDYADLPFASTLCGSCSNVCPVKIDIHQQLYKWRQVITKEGYTKKTKAAGMHAMNIVLSKPGLYKTAGGVGRWVMRTFPAVVNNGMNPWYKQREMPAPPKESFADWYKKNRK from the coding sequence ATGGAACAGGATCATAAAGAACATTCACTGCTTGCTGAAGCCTTTAACGCCAATGAATCCCGTGTGGACTGGCATGATGAAACACTCTGGTGGGTACGGCAGAAACGTGACCGGATGGCCTGGAGCATTCCGGAGTGGGAGGAATTGAGGGAAGCGGCTTCCCGCATCAAACATAATGTGCTGGGTAATATGCATGATTACCTGCTTGAGTTTGAGACAAATGCGATTGCCAATGGCGCTGTAGTCCACTGGGCAGCTGATGCCGCCGAGCATAATAAGATCGTGCTGCAACTCTTACAGGAGCAGGGCGTGAAACGCATGGTGAAGAGTAAATCCATGCTCACGGAAGAGTGTCACCTGAATCCATATCTGGCAGAACATGGTATCGAAGTCATAGATACGGATCTGGGCGAACGTATTGTGCAGCTGGCAAAGGAGCCACCTAGTCATATCGTGCTGCCGTGTATTCATAAGAAGAAAGAAGAGATAGGAGAGTTGTTTCATGAACATCTGGGCACACCTGCCGGCAATGCAGATCCTAAGTTCCTGACAGCTGCTGCCCGTCAGCATCTCCGGAAAGAGTTTATTCAGTCAAGGGTCGCCATTACCGGCGTCAATTTCGCAGTTGCTGAAACGGGTGAGATGGTGGTTTGTACCAATGAAGGAAATGCCGATATGGGCGCTCACCTGGCGGACGTACATATTGCATGTATGGGTATCGAAAAGCTTATTCCACAGCGTAAACACCTGGGGGTATTTCTCCGTTTGCTGGCAAGAAGTGCGACCGGACAGCCCATTACCACTTACAGCAGTCATTTCCGTAAACCGAAAGCAGGACAACAGCTACATATCGTACTGGTTGACAATGGCCGTAGCCGTCAGCTGGGCAGGGAAGACTTCCGTAATTCCCTGAAGTGTATCCGTTGTGGCGCCTGTATGAATACGTGTCCTGTATATCGCCGTAGTGGTGGTCATAGTTACCATAATGCGATCGCCGGACCAATCGGTTCTATTCTGGCGCCTAACCTGGATATGAAAGATTATGCCGATCTGCCATTCGCCTCTACTTTGTGCGGTTCCTGTTCTAATGTTTGTCCGGTGAAGATCGACATACACCAGCAACTCTATAAATGGAGACAGGTGATCACAAAAGAAGGCTATACCAAAAAGACCAAGGCCGCAGGCATGCACGCCATGAACATTGTGCTGTCCAAACCAGGACTGTATAAGACAGCTGGAGGTGTAGGCCGCTGGGTGATGCGTACGTTCCCTGCCGTGGTGAACAATGGTATGAATCCATGGTATAAACAGCGCGAAATGCCGGCTCCTCCGAAAGAGTCATTTGCCGACTGGTATAAGAAGAACAGGAAATAA
- a CDS encoding DUF4402 domain-containing protein, translating into MRRFKHIYHLFFSGLLLAPCVARAQEPPPRPISVFVNPAQGLIFGAFFQGITGGTVILYPDGSRSVTGTIVQANLGYPFSPAIFEVDANPGTLISIMNGPDVTLTGSNGGFLSLHIGTASTGTPFIATATSPARTIVRIGGTLTVGPPPANPAGNYSGVFQVTFIQE; encoded by the coding sequence ATGAGAAGATTCAAACATATATATCACCTTTTTTTCAGCGGTCTGCTACTGGCCCCTTGCGTGGCTCGCGCGCAGGAACCGCCTCCACGACCGATCTCTGTGTTCGTCAATCCGGCGCAGGGACTGATCTTCGGCGCATTCTTTCAGGGTATCACAGGCGGTACGGTCATCCTTTATCCGGATGGCTCCCGATCTGTAACCGGGACTATTGTGCAGGCGAATCTGGGTTACCCATTCTCCCCCGCCATTTTTGAAGTAGATGCAAATCCGGGCACACTCATTTCCATCATGAATGGTCCGGATGTGACACTGACCGGCAGCAACGGCGGCTTTTTATCCCTGCATATAGGGACGGCCAGTACCGGCACCCCTTTCATAGCTACGGCTACATCACCAGCCCGCACGATCGTACGTATCGGAGGAACCCTCACAGTGGGGCCACCTCCGGCGAATCCCGCGGGCAATTACAGCGGCGTGTTTCAGGTCACATTCATACAGGAATAA
- a CDS encoding discoidin domain-containing protein produces MKTLLSLSAALLLCCTVRAQNWTLIWSDEFNGPSLNLANWSYETGTGVNGDWGTGQLDRATDRLENVGIESGIAGANGNVLRISTRKEFYIDRNYTSGRIISKGKASWGPQHRIVARVWPKGVRTMGQGFAFWMMPDELPQGQSTISWPQGGEIDIMEYVGSIPTFNLGSTHYAWAWNNNQWADWNHGHQGGYYSFAEQQAPDNPEYIRVDLGAVVSVDRVELNWENTGKSFKIQTSTDGTTWSDAYTTTAGDGGIDNITFGARNARFVRMYGTQRSNDWGYSLFEFQVFGGGSANLALNKPAVASSTQGADVAAGLAFDGSATTRWSSSLRNPDYQCCAQSSATDPAVAANGWHEYGIDWFADRMEFFVDGNVYHIHYFEDGAAFAADGQNEAQVQVINGKRVRKSEFSNLYPEWHPFEHKMYAILSAGVGGSGNTYGGPIVDQAIFPADVYIDWVRVYSNGTTYNPPPAVTLTAPTGTETYAAPGNITLSAAASDRDGGTISSVTFYNGTAVIGTDNTAPYSVQWNNVAAGTYTITAKATDNGGATATSNAVTIAVNGASSNLALNRPGTASSITGTFAASNAFDASATTRWESAYADPQWIYVDLGNTYNVNRVKITWETAMGKDYRVEISNDLNNWQLLKTVTGNTALVNDWTALSGSGRYVRVYGTARGTQYGYSIFGMEVYGSGASTSANIALNKTGTASSVTGVFNANNAFDADAGSRWESAYTDPQWIYVDLGGNYNVNRVKVTWETALGRDYRVEISTDLNNWQVLKTVTANTALANDWTGLSGSGRYVRIYGTARGTQWGYSIFSTEVYGSAASLPANTRAAFKPAEEKIITAKFRGYPNPVINNYNVEGVEDRSRVTVLYMDGTPALRTQVTGEKIDLSQLKSGMYIIQIFGKQGVINQKIIKQ; encoded by the coding sequence ATGAAAACACTTTTAAGCCTCAGCGCAGCCCTGCTACTATGCTGTACTGTACGCGCACAGAACTGGACCCTCATCTGGAGCGATGAATTCAACGGTCCTTCCCTTAATCTTGCAAACTGGTCTTATGAAACAGGTACCGGCGTTAATGGCGACTGGGGTACCGGTCAGTTAGACCGCGCGACAGACCGGTTAGAGAACGTTGGTATTGAATCCGGTATCGCCGGGGCCAATGGCAATGTGCTCAGAATATCCACGAGAAAAGAATTTTATATTGATCGTAACTATACCAGCGGAAGGATCATTTCCAAAGGGAAAGCCAGCTGGGGCCCGCAACACAGAATTGTGGCCAGGGTATGGCCCAAAGGTGTACGCACCATGGGACAGGGCTTCGCATTCTGGATGATGCCTGATGAATTGCCGCAGGGTCAGAGTACCATCAGCTGGCCCCAGGGTGGAGAGATCGATATCATGGAGTATGTCGGTAGTATCCCCACTTTTAACCTCGGTTCCACGCATTATGCCTGGGCATGGAATAATAACCAGTGGGCCGACTGGAATCATGGTCACCAGGGTGGTTATTATAGTTTCGCAGAACAACAGGCGCCTGATAATCCGGAGTATATCCGGGTAGATCTGGGAGCAGTCGTATCGGTGGACAGGGTAGAGCTGAACTGGGAAAATACCGGTAAGTCCTTCAAAATCCAGACGTCTACAGACGGGACCACCTGGTCAGACGCTTATACTACAACAGCCGGTGACGGTGGTATTGACAATATCACCTTCGGCGCCAGAAATGCGCGTTTCGTCAGAATGTATGGTACTCAACGTTCTAATGACTGGGGCTATTCACTCTTCGAATTCCAGGTATTTGGTGGCGGCAGTGCTAATCTTGCATTAAACAAGCCTGCTGTAGCCTCTTCTACCCAGGGAGCCGATGTAGCCGCCGGATTAGCTTTTGATGGTTCCGCGACCACCCGCTGGAGCAGTTCCCTGAGAAATCCTGATTACCAGTGTTGCGCGCAGTCTTCTGCCACAGATCCTGCTGTAGCCGCTAATGGCTGGCATGAGTATGGAATCGACTGGTTTGCCGACAGGATGGAGTTCTTTGTAGATGGCAACGTTTATCACATCCATTATTTTGAAGATGGCGCTGCCTTCGCGGCTGATGGTCAGAATGAAGCACAGGTACAGGTGATCAATGGTAAACGCGTACGCAAATCTGAGTTCTCCAACCTCTATCCCGAATGGCATCCTTTCGAGCATAAAATGTATGCTATCCTGAGCGCAGGTGTAGGCGGCAGTGGCAATACCTACGGTGGTCCGATAGTGGACCAGGCCATCTTCCCTGCTGACGTGTACATCGACTGGGTAAGGGTGTATTCCAATGGCACTACCTACAATCCTCCGCCAGCGGTTACGCTGACTGCTCCAACCGGCACAGAAACCTACGCAGCGCCGGGTAACATTACCCTGAGCGCTGCCGCCAGTGACCGTGACGGTGGCACTATTTCTTCTGTAACATTCTACAACGGCACTGCTGTTATAGGTACGGATAATACCGCTCCATATAGCGTTCAGTGGAATAATGTAGCCGCAGGTACTTATACCATTACCGCAAAAGCAACTGACAATGGCGGCGCTACTGCTACCTCTAATGCGGTGACAATTGCGGTGAATGGCGCAAGCTCTAACCTGGCCCTCAACAGACCAGGTACTGCTTCCAGCATAACCGGTACTTTTGCCGCTTCCAATGCGTTTGATGCCAGTGCCACCACCCGTTGGGAAAGTGCCTATGCGGATCCGCAATGGATCTATGTAGACCTGGGTAACACCTATAATGTGAACCGTGTGAAAATCACCTGGGAAACAGCAATGGGTAAAGACTATCGTGTTGAAATCTCTAATGACCTGAACAACTGGCAATTGCTGAAAACGGTGACCGGTAATACTGCTTTGGTGAACGACTGGACAGCGCTTTCCGGTTCCGGCAGGTACGTAAGAGTATATGGAACAGCCAGAGGTACCCAGTATGGTTATTCCATCTTTGGTATGGAAGTCTATGGTTCCGGTGCGTCTACTTCTGCTAATATTGCCCTGAATAAGACCGGTACCGCGTCCAGTGTGACGGGTGTATTCAATGCCAATAATGCATTTGATGCAGATGCCGGTTCCCGTTGGGAAAGCGCCTATACAGACCCACAGTGGATCTATGTAGACCTGGGAGGTAACTATAACGTCAATCGGGTGAAAGTAACCTGGGAAACTGCTTTAGGCAGAGATTACCGTGTTGAGATCTCTACTGATCTCAATAACTGGCAGGTGCTGAAGACGGTGACGGCTAATACAGCCCTTGCCAATGACTGGACAGGTCTCTCCGGTAGCGGACGTTATGTGCGTATCTATGGAACGGCCAGAGGTACGCAATGGGGGTATTCTATCTTCTCAACAGAGGTCTATGGTAGCGCCGCTTCATTGCCTGCCAATACCCGGGCGGCGTTCAAACCAGCTGAAGAGAAGATCATCACAGCGAAGTTCAGAGGTTATCCTAATCCGGTAATCAATAACTACAATGTGGAAGGTGTTGAAGACCGTTCCCGTGTGACAGTGCTTTACATGGATGGTACGCCTGCACTGAGAACACAGGTAACTGGCGAGAAGATCGATCTGAGTCAGCTGAAGTCCGGTATGTATATCATCCAGATTTTTGGTAAACAGGGTGTGATCAACCAGAAGATCATCAAACAATAA
- a CDS encoding lactate utilization protein C yields the protein MSREAILAAIKKNQPEYQALPDLSGFGQAGPGDPAAFKKVVETLGGQVYEINSFTEIQALVAAHYTDLKQVVAIREEYLPGAATQWQTGDGRQLEHVDLAIIPGQLGVAENGAIWVTESEIEVRVLPFITQHLAIVIDSKDILPTMHDAYARIGEPSTGFSAFIAGPSKTADIEQSLVLGAHGAKSLTVFMIR from the coding sequence ATGTCACGCGAAGCGATACTCGCCGCTATAAAAAAGAATCAGCCTGAATACCAGGCATTACCAGATCTGTCAGGCTTCGGCCAGGCAGGCCCGGGAGATCCTGCTGCCTTTAAGAAGGTGGTGGAAACGCTCGGCGGGCAGGTATATGAAATCAACTCGTTCACAGAAATACAGGCACTCGTTGCAGCACATTATACTGATCTGAAACAGGTAGTAGCTATCAGAGAGGAATATCTCCCTGGCGCTGCTACGCAATGGCAGACAGGAGATGGCCGGCAGCTGGAGCATGTGGACCTTGCTATTATCCCCGGGCAACTGGGCGTAGCTGAGAATGGCGCTATCTGGGTGACGGAAAGTGAGATTGAAGTAAGAGTATTACCTTTTATCACGCAACATCTGGCGATTGTTATTGACAGTAAGGATATCCTGCCAACCATGCACGATGCCTATGCGCGTATTGGCGAGCCGTCGACTGGTTTCAGTGCGTTTATCGCCGGACCATCCAAAACGGCGGACATCGAACAGTCATTGGTATTAGGCGCGCATGGGGCGAAGAGTCTGACTGTCTTTATGATCAGATAA
- a CDS encoding DUF4402 domain-containing protein has product MKRTRLLFVASFALACAATTARAQETASATVTATIVTPISITKDVDMNFGNVAVRSSAGGTVVLTPAGTRTTTGGVTLPTTAGTVTAASFTVNGTSGYTYVITLPTTPLTITSGANTMTVTAFTSDPSGTGTLTGGTQVLNVGATLNVSAAQPAGQYVSGTPFNVTVNYN; this is encoded by the coding sequence ATGAAAAGAACACGACTGCTTTTCGTTGCTTCGTTTGCATTGGCATGCGCGGCAACAACAGCGCGGGCACAGGAGACGGCATCTGCTACGGTGACGGCGACTATTGTCACGCCCATCAGCATCACCAAAGATGTTGATATGAACTTCGGTAATGTAGCCGTTCGATCCTCCGCAGGTGGTACGGTTGTACTGACACCTGCCGGTACGCGTACCACCACCGGCGGTGTAACATTACCAACTACTGCCGGAACAGTAACAGCAGCTTCATTTACGGTAAACGGTACATCTGGTTATACGTATGTCATTACGTTACCTACGACGCCGTTAACCATTACCAGTGGCGCTAACACGATGACAGTAACAGCCTTTACCAGCGATCCTTCCGGTACAGGTACGCTGACCGGTGGCACACAGGTACTTAATGTAGGCGCTACACTGAACGTCAGTGCTGCACAACCTGCTGGTCAGTATGTATCCGGTACCCCATTCAATGTTACTGTTAACTATAACTAA
- a CDS encoding dual specificity protein phosphatase family protein translates to MIQVFENLYVGTNTDCQQVTAGFATIHACKEPCHRQAVGYKGNLKASHPSYLMHLHGDRHLYLNMVDMDQELSPQYIHPIMERSMLFIERHIHDKKVLVHCNWGISRSPSIALLYMARKKALGNATYDMARNDFNAIYAAYTPGRGISGYMERYWANLLAI, encoded by the coding sequence ATGATACAGGTATTTGAGAATCTATATGTAGGAACTAACACAGACTGTCAGCAGGTGACTGCCGGCTTTGCCACTATTCATGCGTGCAAGGAACCCTGTCACCGTCAGGCAGTTGGCTACAAAGGCAATCTGAAGGCCAGTCATCCCTCCTATCTGATGCACCTGCATGGTGACCGTCACCTGTATCTGAATATGGTGGATATGGACCAGGAACTGTCGCCACAGTATATCCACCCCATTATGGAAAGATCTATGTTGTTCATCGAACGGCATATCCACGATAAAAAAGTACTCGTACACTGTAACTGGGGTATCTCCCGCTCCCCTTCCATTGCCCTGTTATACATGGCGCGTAAAAAAGCGCTAGGTAATGCTACCTATGATATGGCCAGAAACGATTTTAACGCCATTTACGCTGCATATACCCCTGGCAGAGGTATTTCGGGCTATATGGAAAGATATTGGGCAAATCTGCTCGCTATTTAA
- a CDS encoding GyrI-like domain-containing protein has product MTSDPKIAHHPEQPYVAIRKRVKMADIPVILPPLIPQIVQWMEQHGIAQAGPVFFRYLQFDHEDQLLVDVGVPTQGPVKVSGDVVAGSFPAANYVTVTYMGDYSNLKEVHMGLEAWMKEKGLKEGGQKVEGAEYAARTEFYLTDPDEVEDPKDWRTDVVILLAG; this is encoded by the coding sequence ATGACCAGTGATCCAAAAATAGCACACCACCCTGAGCAGCCATATGTAGCGATTCGTAAAAGAGTGAAGATGGCCGACATTCCAGTCATCCTGCCGCCCCTGATACCGCAGATCGTTCAGTGGATGGAACAGCATGGTATTGCTCAGGCAGGCCCCGTATTTTTTCGTTATCTGCAATTCGACCATGAAGATCAGTTGCTCGTGGATGTAGGCGTACCGACACAGGGGCCTGTGAAGGTTAGCGGAGACGTGGTTGCCGGTTCGTTTCCTGCTGCGAATTATGTGACGGTGACGTATATGGGAGATTATAGCAACCTCAAAGAGGTGCATATGGGTCTGGAAGCCTGGATGAAAGAGAAGGGATTGAAGGAAGGCGGGCAGAAAGTAGAAGGGGCGGAATATGCTGCCCGGACAGAGTTTTATCTGACCGATCCGGATGAGGTGGAAGATCCGAAGGACTGGCGGACGGATGTAGTGATATTACTGGCGGGCTAA